The Ignavibacteriota bacterium genome segment TGGCGGGCTATGCCTTCGCGAAGTACCGGTTCCGCGGCCGGGCCCCGTTGTTCAAGCTGCTCATCGCATCGATGGTGATCCCCGCCCAGGTGACGATGTTACCGCTCTTCCTTCTTTTGAACAAGATGGGGCTGATCAATACCTACTTTGGCGTGATCATCCCCGGCATGGCGAGCATCTTCGGGATCTTCCTGATCAGGCAGTTCGCCATGACGATCCCGGACAGCCTCCTGGAGGCGGCGCGGATGGACGGCGCAAGTGACCTCCGCATCTACTGGTCCGTGATCCTGCCGCTCTGCAAGCCCATCCTGGTGACCCTGGCGATCTTCACGTTCATGGGAACATGGAACGACTTTCTCTGGCCGTTGATCGTGATGACGGATGATTCCATGTACACCCTTCCCGTGGCCCTGGCGAATCTGGCGGGTGAGCACGTGCAGGATACGGAATTGATGATGGCGGGATCGGTGATGACGGTGATGCCGGTGCTCGTGGTCTTTGCGATGGTCCAGAAGTACTATCTTGCGGGGATCATGGCGGGGAGCGTAAAAGAGTAATTGAGGATCGTGCATTGCCGATTGCCCATTGTCAATGCTTCGGCAATGGGCATTGGGCAGTCTTCAATCGGCAGGTGTTGCTGCTTCTATTCGTAGTGCTTCAGTTTTGCCCACGCATCCGCAAGCGGCACGCGCAGCCCCCTGCACAGATACACCGGCACGTCGTTCTCATAGGGCATACTCCAGGGTGAGGATGCCACCCCTGCAACCTCCGCACTTGCGAAGATCTCCTGCTTGTCCTTCAGTGCTCCTCCCAGGATGATCACAACCTCACCGGTATAACCGCGCGGCCCCCAGAGCCAGTAATTGTTATGGTTCCCGATCGCACGGGGAAGTCCGTAGTGCCTC includes the following:
- a CDS encoding carbohydrate ABC transporter permease, coding for MVLLVVIAVTTLLPLVWMVMASFMPSGDASSVPPPFFPRHVTLDQYIGLFTRLHLGRSLFNSALLSVAVTLISLVVNSMAGYAFAKYRFRGRAPLFKLLIASMVIPAQVTMLPLFLLLNKMGLINTYFGVIIPGMASIFGIFLIRQFAMTIPDSLLEAARMDGASDLRIYWSVILPLCKPILVTLAIFTFMGTWNDFLWPLIVMTDDSMYTLPVALANLAGEHVQDTELMMAGSVMTVMPVLVVFAMVQKYYLAGIMAGSVKE